The following coding sequences are from one Aquificaceae bacterium window:
- the lpxK gene encoding tetraacyldisaccharide 4'-kinase, giving the protein MAQCKVSVPVISVGNLSVGGSGKSSLVRYIANMLSENLRVCILSRGYKRSTKGTLLVSEWGRLKASWQEAGDEPYMLAKLLPRVSLVVDEVRCRGADFALRELKPELIILDDGFQHRKIHRDLDLLLLRKRDFSDRVLPFGRLREPLECMERADAFVLSYVELEDFDWRHAHKPTFKMRRSGWRILRSTDHRQVENYHELSFLAFCGLGDNEQFFQTLRRLGIRLEDTLGFPDHYHYRGFKLQDDKLYITTLKDLVKLEPAENLFYLDFEVEVEGLKEFLESFIINRLQRVGSSAGRATDS; this is encoded by the coding sequence GGCTCAATGCAAAGTTTCTGTTCCTGTTATTTCAGTTGGTAATCTGTCTGTGGGAGGAAGTGGGAAAAGCTCCTTGGTTAGGTATATAGCCAATATGCTCTCTGAAAACCTAAGGGTATGCATCCTTTCAAGAGGCTACAAAAGGAGCACAAAGGGGACACTTTTGGTCTCTGAATGGGGCAGGTTAAAAGCAAGCTGGCAGGAGGCTGGAGATGAGCCTTATATGTTGGCAAAGCTACTGCCAAGGGTTAGCCTTGTGGTGGATGAGGTGCGGTGCAGGGGTGCGGACTTTGCCCTTAGGGAATTAAAACCAGAGCTTATTATCCTTGACGATGGCTTTCAGCACAGGAAAATACACAGAGACTTAGACCTTCTTCTTCTCAGAAAAAGAGACTTCTCAGACAGGGTTTTGCCTTTTGGTAGATTGAGAGAGCCTCTTGAGTGCATGGAAAGGGCGGACGCTTTTGTGCTTTCATACGTAGAGCTTGAGGACTTTGACTGGAGACATGCTCACAAGCCTACTTTTAAGATGCGTAGAAGTGGCTGGAGGATACTTAGGAGCACAGACCACAGGCAGGTAGAAAACTACCATGAGCTTAGCTTTTTAGCCTTTTGTGGACTTGGAGACAACGAGCAGTTTTTCCAAACCCTTAGAAGATTAGGCATAAGACTGGAAGACACCCTTGGCTTTCCAGACCACTATCACTATAGAGGCTTCAAACTTCAAGATGACAAGTTATACATAACCACCTTAAAGGACCTTGTAAAGTTAGAGCCTGCGGAAAACCTTTTCTATCTTGACTTTGAAGTGGAAGTGGAGGGCTTGAAAGAGTTTTTAGAAAGTTTTATAATTAATAGACTGCAGAGGGTCGGTAGCTCAGCTGGCAGAGC